The Engystomops pustulosus chromosome 4, aEngPut4.maternal, whole genome shotgun sequence genome contains a region encoding:
- the TMEM243 gene encoding transmembrane protein 243 isoform X2, with amino-acid sequence MVANSDATQEVKTEEKLCGALEDRIINLIVGGLTSLLVLVTFISAFVFPQPPPKPVNVFFAVCIFLCSITGLILIFWYRQGDLEPKFRNLIYYILFSIVMLCICANLYFHDIGK; translated from the exons ATGGTCGCCAACAGTGATGCAACACAGGAAGTCAAGACTGAAGAGAAGCTGTGTGGAGCACTGGAG GATAGAATCATCAACCTCATAGTTGGTGGGTTAACATCTCTGCTGGTCCTG GTaacatttatcagtgcttttgTGTTTCCTCAACCACCTCCGAAACCAGTGAATGTTTTCTTTGCTGTCTGCATATTCCTGTGTTCAATAACTGGTCTTATACTG ATTTTCTGGTATCGACAAGGAGACCTGGAACCCAAGTTCAGGAACCTGATCTACTATATATTATTCTCTATAGTCATGTTATGTATATGTGCCAACTTATACTTTCATGATATAGGTAAATGA